In one window of Gemmatimonadota bacterium DNA:
- a CDS encoding GNAT family N-acetyltransferase produces the protein MPDHPLAIAPLTRPVSDADLRALAELLADAVNAGGAVSFLPPLSVERALAWWRECLTDAGPGVAVLVARDAAGIAGSVQVHPAWAPNQPHRGDIAKLIVHRRARGQGLGTRLMAAAEAAARAAGLTLLTLDTKRGDAAERLYRRLGWTEMGSIPGFAINPDGSPQESVFFYKHLR, from the coding sequence ATGCCTGACCATCCCCTCGCCATCGCACCCCTGACACGCCCGGTGTCCGACGCCGACCTGCGCGCGCTGGCCGAGCTGCTGGCCGACGCAGTGAACGCGGGTGGGGCGGTCAGCTTCCTCCCTCCGCTGTCGGTGGAACGGGCGCTGGCGTGGTGGCGGGAGTGCCTGACGGACGCCGGCCCCGGGGTGGCCGTCCTGGTGGCGCGCGACGCGGCGGGCATCGCGGGGAGCGTGCAGGTGCACCCCGCGTGGGCACCCAACCAGCCGCATCGGGGGGACATCGCCAAGCTGATCGTGCACCGGCGCGCGCGGGGCCAGGGGCTGGGCACCCGGCTGATGGCGGCGGCGGAAGCGGCGGCTCGGGCGGCGGGGCTCACCCTCCTCACACTCGACACCAAGCGGGGCGATGCCGCGGAGCGGCTGTACCGGAGGCTGGGGTGGACCGAGATGGGGTCGATCCCCGGCTTTGCCATCAACCCGGACGGGTCGCCACAGGAATCGGTGTTCTTCTACAAGCACCTGCGGTAA